From a region of the Castanea sativa cultivar Marrone di Chiusa Pesio chromosome 10, ASM4071231v1 genome:
- the LOC142612231 gene encoding uncharacterized protein LOC142612231, translating to MAEFTEGNVKQEDVILTVMSIGPVKVLLWEVYTDGASNRKGAGIGIVLVTPEKLIMEKSLRLGFECTNNEAEYEARLAGAQIVKHLGGEMVEFYYDSRLLVGQFNGEFEARDERMMKYLNRVKGVLGMFKNFKVRQIPRGQNAHADSLAMLATSLGSKLPRTVMVEDLMSSSLAGVPAVGIHSIHVGLSWMDPIVAFLKHGLLPEDKVDAEKVQRSAPHYWLSEEQKLYKRSYSGRYLLCVHPEAVEPVLEELREGICGSHIGGRSLAHRAITQGFWWPNMQKASQEWLLVGTDYFTKWVEAEPLANIRDVDAKRFIWKNIVTRFGVPHTLISNNGLQFDSKAFRRYCGDLGIRNGYSTPAYPQGNGQAEATNKVILAGLKKRLDDAKGRWVEELPHVLWTYRTTPRRSTGETPFSMTYAMETVIPLELGFPTLRFEQYSVKGNQRMLCDSLNTIEERREVASVKMGSYQQKLKQTYDKGVKPRPLVPRDLVLRKVVGTAKNPAWGKLGPNWEGPYRITSVAGVGAYRLEDLDGKTVICPWNVNNLRRYYY from the exons ATGGCGGAGTTTACGGAGGGCAACGTTAAGCAAGAAGATGTCATACTTACAGTGATGTCTATTGGGCCTGTTAAAGTTCTCCTTTGGGAAGTTTATACGGATGGGGCATCTAACCGAAAGGGGGCAGGGATTGGGATTGTGTTGGTCACCCCTGAGAAGTTAATCATGGAAAAGTCATTACGGCTGGGATTTGAATgcactaacaatgaggccgaatatgaaGCTCGTTTGGCAGGTGCTCAAATAGTTAAGCACTTGGGAGGAGAAATGGTAGAATTCTATTATGATTCTAGGTTACTTGTTGGACAATTCAATGGAGAATTTGAGGCTAGAGATGAGAGGATGATGAAATATCTCAACAGAGTGAAAGGGGTGTTAGGcatgtttaaaaattttaaagtgaGACAAATTCCAAGAGGGCAGAATGCCCATGCTGATTCATTGGCCATGCTAGCCACGTCCTTGGGATCGAAGCTTCCGCGGACGGTGATGGTGGAGGATTTGATGAGTTCCAGTCTTGCTGGCGTCCCGGCAGTTGGGATTCATAGCATTCATGTGGGACTGAGTTGGATGGATCCGATTGTTGCCTTTTTAAAACATGGTTTATTACCCGAGGACAAAGTGGATGCAGAAAAAGTACAGAGAAGTGCTCCCCATTATTGGCTTTCCGAGGAGCAGAAGTTGTACAAACGTTCTTACTCAGGACgatatttgttgtgtgtacatcctgaagctGTTGAGCCTGTATTAGAAGAATTGCGTGAGGGAATATGTGGAAGTCACATTGGGGGAAGATCTTTAGCTCACAGGGCCATAACTCAGGGGttttggtggccaaatatgcagaaaGCTTCCCAGGA GTGGCTCCTCGTCGGCACAGAttactttactaagtgggtaGAAGCTGAACCACTAGCTAACATCAGGGATGTAGATGCTAAAAGGttcatttggaagaatattgttactcGCTTTGGAGTTCCACATACTTTGATCTCTAATAATGGacttcagtttgatagcaaagctttTCGAAGGTATTGTGGGGATCTGGGAATAAGGAATGGGTATTCAACACCGGCGtaccctcaaggaaatggtcaagcCGAGGCCACAAACAAAGTCATTTTAGCTGGGTTGAAGAAGAGGTTAGATGATGctaaaggtagatgggtagaggagttgCCTCATGTATTGTGGACTTATCGCACTACTCCCCGAAGGTCAACTGGTgagacacccttttcaatgacgtaCGCAATGGAGACAGTAATCCCTTTGGAGTTAGGCTTCCCCACCTTGAGATTTGAGCAGTATAGTGTTAAGGGCAATCAGCGTATGCTATGCGATAGTTTAAATACTATTGAGGAAAGAAGAGAAGTAGCTAGCGTGAAGATGGGCAGttatcaacagaagctcaaACAAACATATGATAAAGGAGTGAAGCCGAGGCCTTTAGTGCCAAGGGATTTGGTTTTGAGAAAAGTGGTGGGAACAGCAAAGAATCCTGCCTGGGGAAAGCTaggtcccaactgggaaggaccgtaTAGAATTACGTCTGTAGCAGGTGTTGGGGCTTATCGCTTGGAGGATTTAGATGGAAAAACAGTCATttgcccttggaatgtaaacaatttacgacgttattattattaa
- the LOC142612233 gene encoding uncharacterized protein LOC142612233: MVLTQLSLQALLLKSDYTCRIAKWGTMLGAYEIRYMPRTAVKGQVLANFVVEFTENMAKNGNGEVEVMMVLTPGVAMWDVYIDETANRKGSGVGIVLITPEKLVMEKSLHLGFLATDNEAEYEALLPGIAMVNKLGGEVVEVYLDSRLIVGQINGEFEARDELMQGYLVKVRQVQTCFKSFTFKQIPRGQNSHAVSLAC; the protein is encoded by the coding sequence ATGGTACTCACCCAACTCTCTTTGCAAGCACTCTTACTAAAATCAGATTACACGTGCAGGATAGCTAAATGGGGAACCATGCTGGGAGCCTATGAAATTAGGTATATGCCTCGTACTGCAGTAAAAGGACAAGTCTTGGCAAATTTTGTGGTAGAATTTACAGAAAATATGGCCAAGAATGGAAATGGGGAAGTAGAGGTTATGATGGTCTTGACCCCTGGTGTTGCCATGTGGGATGTGTACATCGATGAAACAGCTAACCGAAAAGGATCAGGAGTAGGAATTGTGTTGATAACGCCTGAGAAGCTAGTAATGGAAAAGTCACTACATTTGGGTTTTCTGGCTACGgataatgaagctgagtatgaagctctactgCCTGGAATAGCAATGGTtaacaagttagggggagaagtTGTAGAGGTATATTTAGATTCACGACTGATTGTAGGACAAATCAATGGTGAGTTTGAAGCCAGAGATGAGCTTATGCAAGGATACCTTGTTAAAGTTAGACAAGTTCAAACCTGTTTCAAGAGCTTCACTTTTAAGCAAATCCCGAGGGGGCAAAACTCCCATGCTGTCTCTTTGGCATGCTAG
- the LOC142612232 gene encoding uncharacterized protein LOC142612232: MEVHSGNEALMCMVLPFNLEPMAMHWFDALQKGSIQSFGELTRVFGTRFVMCSRVSKTLDSLLSMAIREKETLKTYSDKYWKMYNEIDGDFEDVAMRTFKFGQPETGYQRDGAPRPALGTINVVSAKPKDDAGTCSGVMSVVSVSDLKDRSLAHKNAKMVFMPTLGFSKEDKKGTLQPIDDALVVTVRIRGYDVKRVLVDQGSGAKTMYPDLYKRLKLKSEDLEKYNSPLVGFNGRLVIPCEMIRLPVQVGDEEVQVNFIMVEAYSPYMAILSKPWLHSMGAVSSILHLKVKYPTQGRVGEFVGSQATARQCLVAAITWPPVDHAVVEEE; encoded by the exons ATGGAAGTTCACTCTGGCAATGAAGCCCTTATGTGCATGGTACTCCCCTTCAACCTCGAGCCCATGGCTATGCATTGGTTTGATGCTTTGCAAAAGGGGTCAATACAATCCTTTGGGGAATTGACAAGGGTATTTGGTACTAGGTTTGTGATGTGCAGCAGGGTCTCCAAGACTTTAGACTCTCTGCTATCTATGGCAATCAGGGAAAAGGAGACTCTCAAGACTTATTCTGATAAGTATTGGAAAATGTACAATGAAATAGATGGGGACTTCGAGGACGTGGCAATGAGAACTTTTAAG TTTGGACAGCCCGAAACTGGGTATCAGAGGGACGGAGCTCCTCGACCAGCCCTGGGCACCATTAACGTCGTTTCTGCTAAACCTAAGGATGACGCTGGAACCTGTTCGGGGGTTATGTCTGTGGTTTCGGTTTCTGACTTGAAGGACAGGAGTCTGGCTCACAAAAACGCCAAAATGGTGTTCATGCCCACTTTAGGCTTTTCAAAAGAGGATAAGAAAGGGACACTCCAGCCAATTGATGATGCCCTAGTGGTAACTGTTAGGATCAGGGGATACGATGTAAAAAGGGTCCTGGTAGACCAAGGAAGTGGGGCAAAAACTATGTACCCGGATTTGTATAAGAGGCTGAAACTCAAGTCGGAGGACTTGGAGAAGTATAATTCACCGCTAGTGGGCTTTAATGGGAGATTGGTAATTCCCTGCGAAATGATAAGGTTACCTGTGCAGGTTGGGGATGAGGAGGTGCAAGTTAATTTTATCATGGTTGAAGCCTACTCCCCTTATATGGCTATCCTTTCCAAACCGTGGTTACATTCTATGGGGGCAGTCTCCTCAATCTTGCATCTCAAGGTCAAATATCCCACCCAAGGAAGAGTAGGAGAATTTGTGGGAAGTCAGGCCACGGCCAGGCAATGTCTGGTGGCGGCCATCACCTGGCCTCCCGTGGATCACGCTGTGGTGGAAGAGGAATGA